One Candidatus Poribacteria bacterium DNA window includes the following coding sequences:
- a CDS encoding terpene cyclase/mutase family protein: MKLTNGHKYTIVLFALLLLSQPLYGDSHKGSDYQDLNPRVLEAINRGLKWMKTQQEDNGLFRHHPGITGLAVTAFLRHPQNQYAEADNPFIQKAIKVLLATQQPDGGIYNVEMQPALPNYNTSVSLMALSSANNPEYDMAIAKAQGFIKSLQVTDESDVYFGGIGYGSRESVHDLSNMSFAIQALKESGSDDPAVWDKAVKFLERTQNRSETNDQDWAGDDGGFIYAPDGESKAGDHRSYASMTYAGLLSFIYADVAKDDPRVQGAVDWITKHFTVEENYGMEQQGLFYNYHTMAKALKTYGESTIVDAKGVSHDWYRELAEKLIDEQTPEGFWVNESSRWMERDPVLVTSYAVIALATAYPE; the protein is encoded by the coding sequence ATGAAATTAACAAATGGACACAAATACACAATCGTTTTATTCGCGCTCCTCCTCTTGAGCCAGCCCCTTTATGGGGATAGCCATAAAGGATCTGATTACCAAGACCTGAATCCGAGAGTACTAGAGGCAATCAATCGAGGATTGAAATGGATGAAAACGCAGCAGGAGGATAATGGATTGTTTAGGCATCACCCCGGTATAACCGGATTGGCAGTCACAGCCTTCCTGCGCCACCCACAGAACCAATATGCGGAAGCGGATAACCCTTTCATCCAGAAAGCCATCAAAGTCTTGCTGGCGACACAGCAGCCCGACGGTGGGATTTATAACGTTGAAATGCAACCCGCCTTGCCGAATTATAATACCTCTGTTTCGCTCATGGCGCTTTCGTCCGCAAATAATCCGGAATACGACATGGCAATAGCCAAAGCGCAAGGATTCATCAAAAGCCTTCAGGTGACAGATGAAAGCGATGTCTATTTTGGGGGGATCGGTTACGGGAGCCGGGAAAGCGTTCACGATCTATCCAATATGAGTTTCGCTATACAGGCACTCAAGGAGAGCGGATCCGATGATCCAGCGGTGTGGGATAAAGCGGTTAAATTCCTTGAAAGAACCCAGAATCGCAGCGAAACCAACGACCAAGATTGGGCAGGGGATGACGGTGGCTTTATCTATGCCCCCGACGGCGAGAGTAAGGCGGGGGATCACCGATCCTATGCCAGCATGACCTATGCTGGATTGTTGAGTTTTATCTACGCCGATGTTGCCAAAGATGATCCCCGTGTACAAGGCGCTGTGGATTGGATCACGAAACATTTCACGGTCGAAGAAAATTACGGGATGGAACAGCAAGGGCTTTTCTACAACTACCATACGATGGCAAAGGCGCTAAAGACTTATGGAGAATCCACCATTGTCGATGCGAAAGGGGTTTCTCACGATTGGTACAGAGAACTCGCCGAAAAACTGATTGACGAACAAACCCCTGAAGGCTTTTGGGTCAATGAGAGCAGTCGTTGGATGGAACGCGATCCGGTGCTAGTCACTTCGTATGCGGTGATAGCCCTTGCAACGGCTTACCCTGAATAA
- a CDS encoding NIPSNAP family protein, with protein sequence MFFELRQYRMRPGQEENWVNYMEEVIIPFQVSKGMVILGSFVGEEEKDLYVWIRRFESEAQREQLYEAVYESDTWKNEIAPKIPDMMDRSQIKVTRLEATPRSVIQ encoded by the coding sequence ATGTTTTTTGAGCTTCGGCAGTATCGAATGAGACCCGGGCAGGAGGAGAACTGGGTTAATTATATGGAGGAGGTGATTATCCCCTTTCAGGTCTCGAAAGGGATGGTAATTTTGGGAAGCTTTGTCGGCGAGGAAGAAAAGGATCTGTACGTTTGGATTCGCCGATTTGAGAGTGAGGCGCAGCGGGAACAGTTGTATGAAGCTGTCTATGAAAGCGACACTTGGAAAAATGAGATCGCTCCCAAAATTCCTGATATGATGGATCGTTCGCAGATCAAAGTCACACGCCTTGAAGCGACTCCTCGGTCGGTCATCCAGTAG
- a CDS encoding STAS domain-containing protein, with protein MAVNIRHREGVTILELSGKIFGPAALEFKRAFDEQIASCTGTPKFLVDFAHVTIMGSSGLGALTGAYVSVEQKGGLVAIINVGTNIQNLMIRSKLVDQFEPFDSEEEAIEALNAE; from the coding sequence ATGGCAGTTAATATTCGCCATCGAGAAGGTGTTACGATTTTGGAATTGAGCGGTAAGATTTTTGGACCCGCCGCCCTTGAATTCAAAAGAGCATTTGATGAACAGATCGCCAGTTGTACTGGAACCCCCAAATTCTTGGTAGACTTCGCCCATGTCACAATCATGGGAAGTTCAGGACTTGGGGCCTTAACGGGGGCATACGTATCCGTCGAACAAAAGGGTGGGTTAGTTGCGATCATCAACGTCGGGACGAACATCCAAAACCTTATGATTCGGAGCAAACTGGTCGACCAATTTGAACCATTTGATAGTGAAGAAGAGGCGATAGAAGCTCTGAATGCGGAGTGA
- a CDS encoding phytanoyl-CoA dioxygenase family protein, with translation MKMTEEKAAMTVKSALLHLEINGWCVVEDVIPEDKVGAIRGSVEKTVEAHGTYTGVEGVGTRKGLLAFNQSFAPYLADKRVLGIAEALFGPHVRISFTTAHINYPGNVRGALHSDWPFNQNNAGHIPAPYPDAVIHLTTLWMLSPFTHETGGTLVVPGSHRSSNNPSGDNGVDPLEPYPTEMQATGAAGSVLILDSRTWHATALNKTDKPRVGMAVRYAPWWLNLDVLMPGSDERARIVDETGGNENEVAAVSPAIYEALPADVKPLYRHWVR, from the coding sequence ATGAAGATGACCGAGGAGAAGGCAGCCATGACCGTAAAATCGGCGCTGTTACACTTGGAAATCAATGGCTGGTGCGTGGTTGAAGACGTCATTCCTGAAGATAAGGTGGGGGCGATACGTGGAAGCGTTGAGAAAACAGTCGAGGCACACGGAACTTACACCGGTGTCGAAGGCGTGGGGACTCGGAAAGGCTTGCTAGCATTCAATCAGTCGTTCGCACCTTACCTCGCTGACAAGCGCGTTTTAGGGATCGCCGAGGCGTTATTCGGACCACATGTGCGTATCTCTTTTACAACGGCACATATCAACTACCCCGGCAATGTACGTGGCGCACTACACTCGGATTGGCCCTTCAATCAAAACAACGCCGGACATATACCCGCCCCTTACCCTGATGCGGTCATACATCTGACCACGTTGTGGATGCTCTCGCCATTTACACATGAAACCGGCGGCACATTGGTTGTGCCGGGCAGCCATCGGTCCTCAAATAATCCATCGGGCGACAACGGTGTTGATCCACTGGAACCTTATCCTACCGAGATGCAGGCGACGGGCGCTGCAGGGAGTGTGTTGATACTTGATAGCCGGACATGGCATGCGACCGCACTCAACAAAACCGATAAGCCACGCGTTGGGATGGCGGTGCGCTATGCGCCGTGGTGGCTCAATCTTGACGTATTGATGCCTGGCTCAGATGAACGGGCTCGCATAGTGGATGAAACGGGGGGAAATGAAAATGAGGTTGCAGCAGTTTCCCCGGCGATTTACGAAGCACTACCAGCGGATGTCAAACCGCTTTATCGGCATTGGGTAAGGTAA
- a CDS encoding class I SAM-dependent methyltransferase, with product MKELSDPYEKFAYPYDRMMANVNYVRWASYIEDLFKHYKSEPRKILEVACGTGALTVLMEERGYEMCGLDRAEGMLTVARQKAEERWLDIPFIRGDMRDFDLQEQFDAVLCIYDSINYAVDEAELEAVFRAISKHLVPSGLFIFDVTTERNIVQHFHGQTFSENHPDYSYTWKNMYTYHDKICRTALTFFIRERDLFRRYEEVHVQKIFEVSTVKKLLKQTGYKMLSAYDMYTFSRWNRHSDRINFTARKEEA from the coding sequence ATGAAAGAATTGTCAGACCCTTACGAAAAATTTGCGTATCCCTATGACCGCATGATGGCGAATGTTAACTATGTTCGCTGGGCAAGCTATATAGAGGACCTCTTCAAGCACTATAAATCCGAGCCGCGGAAGATCTTAGAGGTTGCCTGTGGCACAGGGGCATTGACGGTGCTGATGGAGGAACGCGGCTACGAAATGTGTGGTTTAGACCGCGCCGAGGGAATGTTGACAGTTGCGCGCCAAAAGGCGGAGGAACGTTGGCTAGATATCCCATTTATTCGGGGCGATATGCGCGATTTCGACCTTCAGGAGCAGTTTGATGCCGTGCTTTGTATCTACGATAGTATCAACTATGCGGTTGATGAAGCCGAGCTTGAGGCGGTTTTCCGGGCAATTTCAAAGCATTTAGTTCCGTCCGGGTTGTTTATCTTTGATGTTACCACGGAGCGGAATATCGTTCAGCACTTCCATGGGCAGACATTTTCGGAGAACCATCCTGACTACTCCTATACGTGGAAGAATATGTACACCTATCACGATAAGATTTGCCGAACAGCACTCACCTTCTTTATTCGAGAAAGAGATCTATTTCGCCGCTATGAAGAGGTTCACGTTCAGAAAATCTTTGAGGTCAGCACCGTCAAAAAGTTGTTGAAACAGACCGGATACAAAATGCTCAGTGCGTATGATATGTACACATTTAGCCGGTGGAATCGACACTCCGATCGGATTAATTTTACCGCGCGTAAGGAGGAGGCATGA
- a CDS encoding amidohydrolase family protein yields the protein MPDFPIVDTHIHLWDPSVLRYPWLQDVPFLNKPYLLEDYRHACGTVDVGTMIFVQCDPHPDENFKEAEWITSLSKEDPRIRGIVAGAPLEKGDGARPLLEQLAENPMVKGIRRLIQSESLEFCVQSDFIRGVQSLEEFGLSFDICIYHRHLANTIQFVKQCPNIQFILDHIGKPNIKDQLFEPWKRELKELSEFPNVFCKVSGLVTEADFETWTRDDLKPYIDHVVECFGFDRAIYGSDWPVAAQATEYPRWVETLEWAVSGCSDDELRKLFRDNALQFYRVSSD from the coding sequence ATGCCTGATTTTCCAATCGTTGATACACACATTCATCTCTGGGATCCGAGTGTTCTGAGATACCCGTGGCTTCAAGATGTTCCATTCCTGAACAAACCCTATTTGCTAGAGGATTATCGACACGCTTGCGGGACGGTCGATGTCGGAACAATGATCTTTGTGCAATGCGATCCCCATCCCGACGAAAATTTCAAAGAGGCAGAGTGGATCACATCGTTGTCGAAAGAAGACCCTCGAATCAGGGGGATTGTGGCAGGGGCACCACTTGAGAAAGGGGACGGTGCGAGACCGCTTCTTGAGCAACTAGCTGAAAATCCGATGGTAAAAGGGATTCGTCGTCTGATTCAATCAGAAAGCCTCGAATTCTGTGTGCAGTCCGATTTTATCAGAGGTGTTCAATCGCTTGAGGAATTCGGCTTGAGTTTTGATATTTGTATTTACCATCGGCACCTTGCCAATACCATCCAATTCGTCAAGCAGTGTCCGAACATTCAGTTTATATTAGACCATATCGGCAAACCGAACATAAAAGATCAACTCTTTGAGCCGTGGAAACGCGAGCTGAAAGAGCTATCTGAATTCCCCAACGTCTTTTGTAAGGTCTCCGGTCTTGTAACTGAAGCCGATTTTGAGACATGGACACGAGATGATCTGAAGCCCTATATAGATCATGTAGTGGAGTGCTTCGGATTTGATCGTGCGATCTACGGCAGTGATTGGCCCGTGGCAGCGCAGGCGACCGAATATCCGAGATGGGTCGAGACCTTAGAGTGGGCGGTCAGCGGTTGTTCAGATGATGAGTTGAGAAAGTTGTTCCGGGACAATGCACTTCAATTCTATAGGGTTTCATCCGATTAA
- a CDS encoding Ldh family oxidoreductase → MGTTHSFKASYLHAMTREVFMAADTPRHIAENVAEILVNANLAGHDSHGVIRIPSYLQSIEDGRTQPAAEPDFIDETTNTLRVDGGNGFGHHTARIAMERAIEKAREADTCSVTLIHTGHIGRLGEYAEQAAQAGCIGITTNGNGVKDGGNIVPFGGASGALGTNPISVGVPTGDDAPFVIDFATSMIAGGKIMFAQSRGVDLPEGCIVDKDGNPSVKTPDFYDGGFLLPFGKHKGYAFSLLMCLLGGLSGNFDVGRGAMGGQFMQVLNVNAFTPLETYQQGVRAFLDGIKSIPSAPGFDEVLVPGDYEHRSRIQRLTHGIDVPDTTYQQILEWVKKLNISLSEEIIEPTDVERYR, encoded by the coding sequence ATGGGTACAACGCATTCCTTTAAGGCGAGCTACCTACACGCGATGACGCGAGAGGTGTTTATGGCGGCGGATACGCCTCGTCACATCGCGGAAAATGTGGCGGAGATTTTGGTGAATGCAAACCTCGCCGGACACGACTCGCACGGCGTGATCCGCATTCCGAGCTATCTGCAAAGTATCGAAGACGGTAGGACGCAACCTGCCGCTGAACCAGATTTTATCGATGAAACTACTAATACCCTGCGCGTTGATGGCGGAAACGGTTTCGGGCACCATACCGCGCGAATAGCGATGGAACGGGCAATCGAGAAGGCGAGAGAGGCTGACACCTGTAGTGTGACTCTCATACACACCGGGCATATCGGTCGGCTTGGCGAATACGCAGAGCAAGCCGCCCAAGCGGGGTGCATTGGCATCACGACCAATGGCAACGGTGTGAAGGATGGTGGGAATATCGTCCCCTTTGGTGGAGCCAGTGGGGCTCTTGGTACCAATCCCATTTCCGTCGGTGTCCCTACCGGCGATGATGCGCCATTTGTCATCGACTTTGCAACAAGTATGATCGCCGGCGGGAAGATTATGTTTGCCCAAAGCCGGGGTGTTGATTTACCCGAAGGCTGCATTGTGGATAAAGATGGCAATCCTAGCGTCAAAACACCGGATTTCTATGACGGTGGATTTTTGCTGCCGTTTGGCAAACACAAGGGCTACGCGTTCTCGTTACTCATGTGTCTGCTAGGTGGATTGAGTGGAAATTTCGATGTTGGACGTGGCGCAATGGGTGGACAGTTTATGCAGGTGTTGAATGTCAACGCATTTACTCCGTTGGAGACGTACCAACAAGGTGTGCGTGCGTTTCTCGATGGTATTAAATCGATACCATCCGCGCCCGGCTTTGATGAGGTGTTGGTTCCCGGTGATTACGAGCACCGTTCTCGTATCCAGCGTCTGACCCATGGCATTGATGTGCCAGATACGACTTATCAGCAGATCCTGGAGTGGGTGAAGAAATTGAATATTTCCTTGAGTGAGGAGATAATTGAACCCACCGATGTGGAGCGATACCGGTAA
- a CDS encoding NAD(P)-dependent oxidoreductase — protein MVQKRVLVTGMSGLIGGLVRERIEGKCILSALNRRPVEGVECHQADIDDLDAIRPAFEGIDVVVHLAAMAQPSGMTWEELLSANIIGCYNVFEASRQAGVKRIVFASSGATVRNWDRVFPYNAIVAGRYDEVPETWKKVDHETPTWPGGLYGCTKVFGEALARHFTDTCDISIISLRIGAVTHANRPTDTRGFSVWCSQRDVAQMIEKCIEAPDSVKFDIFEVVSDNKWAYRDISHAREVVGYAPEDAAEDYR, from the coding sequence ATGGTACAGAAGAGGGTACTCGTTACTGGGATGAGTGGATTAATTGGCGGCCTCGTGCGAGAACGCATAGAGGGCAAGTGTATCTTGAGCGCACTGAATCGTCGTCCGGTAGAGGGAGTCGAATGCCATCAAGCGGATATCGATGACTTAGACGCCATTCGACCTGCTTTTGAGGGGATTGATGTGGTTGTGCATCTAGCTGCGATGGCGCAACCGTCGGGCATGACATGGGAAGAATTGTTGAGCGCAAATATCATAGGGTGCTACAACGTTTTTGAGGCATCACGACAGGCGGGTGTTAAGCGAATCGTTTTCGCTAGCAGCGGAGCAACCGTCCGAAATTGGGATCGCGTGTTTCCCTACAACGCAATTGTTGCAGGACGTTATGATGAGGTCCCTGAGACCTGGAAGAAGGTAGATCACGAAACGCCGACGTGGCCCGGGGGACTCTATGGCTGCACGAAGGTTTTTGGCGAAGCGTTGGCGAGGCATTTTACGGACACTTGTGACATCTCGATAATCAGTCTACGCATCGGTGCGGTCACCCATGCAAACCGTCCGACAGACACTCGTGGTTTTTCTGTCTGGTGTAGTCAACGGGACGTTGCACAGATGATCGAAAAGTGCATTGAAGCACCTGACAGCGTGAAGTTCGATATTTTCGAGGTTGTGTCGGATAACAAGTGGGCTTATCGTGATATTTCACATGCCCGTGAGGTGGTTGGATATGCGCCTGAGGACGCAGCAGAAGATTATCGCTAG
- a CDS encoding phytanoyl-CoA dioxygenase family protein: MVTEEQAKFFDENGYLRYGKVLEQTEIKALIDGLNRIVDIELEGGDDSSPEFSVGHRRKIKDTEEEPRVLTQYVNMWKRDKEYEKTVRHPLITGIAKTLLKTPEVRLWHDHIISKPPQDNGHFRFHQDFYGWPLSAPQILSCWLALDDATVENGCMHVVPGSHRDPRFSPEAKKREEEASSKDPTLKTERAKMEEHPASFGVPVELSTGECMFHHCLNFHATPQNTTNRQRRAFVIIYYAQEVCFNDAQAGHHCLVPTIEVNSGEPLVGSGFPAVS; the protein is encoded by the coding sequence ATGGTTACCGAAGAGCAAGCAAAATTTTTTGATGAGAACGGTTATCTTAGATATGGAAAGGTTTTAGAACAGACCGAGATCAAAGCACTTATTGATGGGTTGAATCGGATTGTTGATATTGAATTAGAAGGAGGTGATGATTCATCCCCCGAGTTCAGCGTCGGACACCGCCGTAAAATCAAAGACACCGAGGAGGAGCCACGAGTCCTCACCCAGTATGTCAATATGTGGAAGCGAGATAAGGAGTACGAAAAAACGGTCCGGCACCCGCTGATAACTGGAATCGCTAAGACGCTATTGAAGACGCCGGAGGTACGTCTGTGGCATGACCACATTATCTCCAAACCACCACAGGACAATGGTCATTTCCGGTTCCACCAAGATTTCTACGGCTGGCCCCTCTCTGCACCACAAATCCTTAGCTGCTGGCTTGCCCTTGATGATGCCACTGTGGAGAACGGTTGTATGCACGTGGTTCCGGGCAGCCACCGAGACCCCCGCTTCTCCCCGGAAGCGAAGAAGAGAGAGGAAGAGGCGTCATCAAAAGATCCGACCCTCAAGACCGAGCGAGCGAAAATGGAGGAACATCCTGCCAGTTTCGGCGTGCCTGTGGAACTTTCAACGGGTGAATGTATGTTTCACCACTGCCTGAACTTCCATGCAACCCCGCAGAATACGACCAATCGGCAACGTCGCGCCTTTGTGATAATTTACTACGCCCAAGAGGTCTGTTTCAACGATGCACAAGCCGGGCACCATTGCCTCGTCCCAACTATCGAAGTCAACAGTGGTGAACCCCTCGTTGGCAGTGGGTTTCCAGCCGTGAGTTAA
- a CDS encoding TonB-dependent receptor, with amino-acid sequence MKRLKQHSVLFTVLVTVLYVAAVSVQAATLSVTVMDAQTGEKLNDISVTVMSQTGTFNESLSYSSGMLKIADLDAGVYTITASAPGYADKIMANVEIVANGTTSVEIALSSEIIELDQVSVSASRRREKVLEAPASVAVVSASQIRDRVAPSVTEHLKSVRGVDVVNTGIGTSQVVVRGFNNVFSGTLLSLVDNRIARVPSLRLNAYTLIPTSSEDIEQIEVVSGPGSALYGPNSANGVMHILTRSPFTSQGTTVSIGGGEQSMMLGSLRHAGVINETLGYKLSVNGFRGNDWEEGRSTEDLKGPGKPIFDTYRAGGEARVDYKPNDDLTTILASGFTQTTGTELTGLGAGQAQNWTYGYVQGRFIYKDLFAQAFWNRSDAGDTYTLRDGLPVVDNSDLYVGQIQHGYSLGERQRFTYGADLLLTRPDTEGTINGRNEDDDNITEIGAYLQSETKLTSQLKFILAGRADSHNHLDDLVLSPRAALAFQPNDDHNLRLTYNRAFSTPGTSNLFLDRLAAKDAFELEAAFQPLLGFGPSTDIWAQGVSGGFTFKRDANGRPQFRSPFSPIAELPPETYIPLDDPVFTNVMWNVGRGAVMSGVQPVFEAAVKQTIQQTFTPQALPQVIAGLPPETLQGVATQAIATLSPQVLQGLPPEFAPLLQPGAIAALPPEQLQQIVPQVLQVLPPEVVQGLAASLAASTEEEILNGFASLIPEQVDGVKNVLRTLNPETAEFTDIEDVSNVDPLRRTITQTYEFGYKGILMNKLAFSADVYHTRIKDFIGPLVVETPNVFLDAETLSAFLGQHFTAALSDPKNATLNQALLAFDAPAQGGNGNGSAVDELTKLFVAGTENNGPAFIPFGTVTPEQVSDPTAVMLTYRNYGDISLNGLDCSLTYYLNPSLSIGGNYSFVDKDLFETEVTNRNIALNAPKNKFGVNVQYINTNLGLGAGGRVNFVAGFPVNSGVYIGEVEPYSTIDVNVGYDIPFATSPRLSLTVQNLLNTMYQPFIGAPEIGRLSLVRLTQTF; translated from the coding sequence ATGAAACGGTTGAAGCAACACAGTGTTTTGTTCACGGTCCTAGTTACCGTTTTGTACGTCGCTGCGGTGTCGGTACAAGCCGCAACCTTGAGTGTCACGGTGATGGATGCCCAAACCGGTGAAAAACTGAACGATATTTCCGTTACTGTCATGTCACAAACCGGTACTTTCAATGAAAGTCTTAGCTATTCATCCGGTATGCTTAAAATTGCGGATTTGGATGCTGGTGTCTACACGATAACCGCATCTGCCCCCGGTTATGCCGATAAGATAATGGCAAACGTTGAGATAGTCGCCAATGGAACCACATCGGTGGAGATCGCACTCTCCTCAGAGATTATTGAACTTGATCAAGTCTCCGTTTCGGCATCGCGCCGCAGGGAGAAGGTACTTGAAGCCCCGGCGTCGGTCGCCGTTGTTAGTGCCTCACAAATCCGAGACCGTGTTGCACCAAGTGTTACCGAACACTTGAAATCGGTGCGTGGTGTGGACGTTGTGAATACTGGAATAGGTACATCACAGGTTGTCGTCCGCGGTTTCAACAACGTTTTTTCGGGTACACTGCTGTCGCTCGTTGACAACCGCATTGCTCGTGTTCCCTCTCTACGGCTCAATGCCTACACCCTCATCCCAACCTCAAGCGAGGATATTGAACAGATTGAAGTGGTATCAGGGCCCGGTTCAGCGTTGTACGGTCCAAACAGTGCCAACGGCGTCATGCACATCCTCACCCGCTCGCCATTTACCTCTCAAGGAACGACGGTCAGCATTGGCGGCGGTGAGCAGAGTATGATGCTCGGATCACTTCGACATGCCGGCGTTATTAATGAAACCCTCGGCTATAAACTTTCAGTCAACGGTTTCCGAGGAAATGATTGGGAAGAGGGACGGTCAACAGAAGACCTCAAGGGGCCGGGCAAACCGATTTTCGATACATACAGAGCGGGAGGCGAAGCTCGTGTGGATTATAAGCCCAACGATGATCTGACGACGATTCTTGCCAGCGGTTTCACACAAACCACCGGTACGGAACTGACTGGGCTCGGTGCCGGTCAAGCCCAAAACTGGACTTACGGTTACGTCCAAGGGCGGTTCATCTATAAAGACCTCTTTGCACAAGCCTTCTGGAATCGTAGTGATGCGGGGGATACCTATACCCTGCGGGACGGCCTACCAGTCGTCGATAATTCCGATCTATACGTCGGGCAGATTCAACACGGTTACAGCCTTGGAGAACGTCAACGCTTTACCTACGGTGCAGATCTGTTGCTGACCCGTCCCGATACCGAAGGGACAATCAATGGTCGCAATGAGGACGACGACAACATCACTGAAATTGGTGCGTACTTGCAGTCGGAAACCAAACTCACTTCGCAGTTAAAGTTCATCCTCGCCGGACGGGCTGACAGCCACAACCACCTCGACGATCTAGTCCTTTCACCGCGTGCCGCACTTGCCTTCCAACCGAACGACGACCATAACTTGAGGCTCACCTATAACCGTGCTTTCAGTACCCCCGGAACCTCCAACCTTTTCCTCGACCGGCTGGCAGCCAAAGATGCGTTTGAGTTAGAGGCGGCATTTCAACCTCTACTCGGTTTCGGTCCCAGTACCGATATATGGGCACAGGGGGTCAGCGGCGGCTTCACCTTCAAGCGGGATGCAAATGGGCGTCCGCAGTTTCGCTCACCCTTCTCACCGATCGCAGAGTTGCCTCCAGAGACCTACATTCCGCTCGATGATCCTGTTTTTACCAATGTCATGTGGAACGTCGGGCGGGGTGCTGTCATGAGTGGCGTGCAGCCGGTTTTTGAAGCAGCCGTAAAGCAGACCATACAGCAAACTTTCACCCCTCAAGCATTGCCTCAGGTTATTGCAGGGCTGCCTCCAGAGACACTTCAAGGAGTGGCGACACAAGCGATTGCAACGCTCTCACCACAAGTGCTGCAAGGATTACCCCCAGAATTTGCCCCATTGCTTCAGCCGGGCGCGATTGCTGCGCTGCCACCTGAACAGCTTCAGCAGATAGTGCCACAAGTGCTTCAAGTGCTGCCACCGGAGGTGGTACAAGGTCTCGCAGCCTCCCTTGCAGCATCCACAGAGGAAGAAATCCTTAATGGATTTGCTAGCCTCATCCCGGAGCAGGTAGACGGGGTGAAAAATGTCCTACGCACCCTTAACCCAGAGACAGCCGAATTTACTGATATTGAAGATGTCAGTAACGTTGACCCGCTTAGGCGAACGATAACACAAACGTATGAATTCGGTTACAAAGGGATTCTCATGAACAAGTTGGCTTTCTCTGCCGATGTCTATCACACAAGGATTAAGGATTTCATCGGTCCCTTGGTTGTTGAAACCCCGAATGTGTTCTTAGACGCGGAGACATTAAGCGCCTTCCTCGGACAGCACTTCACAGCGGCGTTAAGCGATCCCAAAAATGCGACACTCAATCAGGCGTTGCTTGCGTTTGATGCGCCCGCTCAGGGGGGTAACGGAAACGGCTCGGCTGTTGATGAGCTGACAAAGTTGTTCGTGGCTGGCACCGAGAACAACGGTCCCGCTTTTATCCCCTTTGGCACGGTGACACCCGAGCAAGTGTCAGATCCAACCGCAGTTATGTTGACCTATCGCAACTATGGTGATATCTCGCTTAACGGGCTGGATTGCAGCCTGACCTATTACCTCAATCCGAGTTTGAGTATCGGTGGGAATTATTCGTTTGTCGACAAAGACTTATTCGAGACCGAGGTCACAAACAGGAACATCGCCCTGAACGCGCCTAAGAATAAATTCGGGGTAAACGTTCAATACATCAACACCAATCTGGGGTTGGGGGCGGGGGGCCGGGTGAATTTTGTGGCTGGCTTCCCTGTCAATTCGGGAGTTTACATCGGTGAGGTCGAACCGTATTCTACGATTGACGTAAACGTGGGGTATGACATACCGTTCGCGACGAGCCCCCGCCTGTCCCTGACAGTCCAAAATCTGTTGAATACTATGTATCAACCGTTTATTGGTGCTCCGGAAATTGGTCGTTTGTCTCTGGTGCGCCTGACGCAAACGTTCTAA